The Sparus aurata chromosome 10, fSpaAur1.1, whole genome shotgun sequence genome includes the window ggttgttggggcacctgttgtggtggttgtttgggcagctgtggttgtcgTTGATGGaacagctgtggttgttgttgttgggatacctgtggtggtggttgttgctgctgtggtggtggttgttggggcagctgtggtggtggttgttggtgcagctgtggtggtggttgttggggcagctgttgtggtggttgttggggcagctgtggttgtcgttgttggagcagctgtggtggtggttgtttgggcagctgtggttgtcgTTGATGGAGcaactgtggttgttgttgttggggcagctgtggtggtggttgttgctgctgtggtggtggttgttggggcagctgttgTGGTCGTTATTGGGGCacctgtggtggtggttgtttggacagctgtggttgttgttgttggggcagctgtggtggtggttgttggggcacctgtggtggtggttgttggggcagctgtggtggtggttgttggggcacctgtggtggtggttgtttggACAGCTGTGGTTGTCGTtgatggagcagctgtggttgttgttgttggggcagctgtggtggtggttgttggggcagctgtggtggtggttgttggggcacctgtggtggtggttgttggggcagctgtggttgtcgttgatggagcagctgtggttgtcgATGTTGGAGCAACTGTGGTGGTGGTTGATGCCgctgctgtggtggtggttgttggggcagctgttgtggtggttgttggggcagctgttgttgttgttgttggagcagctgtggtggtcgttgttggggcagctgtggtggtggttgttgctgctgtggtggtggttgttggggcagctgtggttgtcgttgttggagcagctgtggtggtggttgttgctGCCATGGTGGTGGTTGCTATCTGAGCAAACCCAGTGGCTACAACTGTAAAGAACAGAAGGATTAATGTTTGCAATCACATCATTTTTCGAGAGGCCTATCAATACCATAACTTTATTTTACAATATTCTCTCACTTACCTGTGAGTATAAGCAAAAATGATAAGACTTGTCCACTACCCATTGTGCCCGCTCTTGATCCTGCAAAAAAATGACGGTACAGTGACTCACAAAAACTTATTTGAATAGATCATTAGCAAATGTGTTGAATGTTCAATTTCTGAAGGTAGTCCAAGTGTCATTAAGCAGTGCCGTTCAAGGTAAATTATGTTTGTATTTAAGGCGATATCGAATATTTAAACTTACCAATAAAAACAGCACTGATTGCATTCATTTACTTTTCTCGAAGTTACATGTAATAACAAATTAAGTCTTGAATTACCGGAATCATTAAGAATCATATTgcagttttaaaataaacaagagAATTTCCCCTTAATGCCATTTTAAGTAAGccaattaaaaatgtcaatTGAATAAAAGTCAAGCTAATATTATCACTGGCAGACAGTTCTAGCACTCTAAGCACTTGTTGTTGTGTAATTGACacaattatatatattataaacctttttttttcttttctgggaaTTCATAATTGATTTCAGATCGTAGGATGTGGTGGTTGAAAATAAAATGGTACCTAAATTGCCCTTTTGTACAATTTTGTTAACCTTGAAAGTAAAGGTAATTTCCAAGACATACCACAGAAGAACAgaaccaaaaaagaaagaaaagaaatgtaatttctACCAAATTACCTGACTTGATGTCCATGATCTTATATCTTAAGCTTAACCAAAATTTACTTTAGGTCATTATTTAAAGGTGGCAGCCAACAAATCCAATTGAAATGTAGccaaatgtaacaaaataaaaaatattgtatCATTGAATTGTATAGTAGTGAAGTAATATCTGATATATCTGATAATATCTGAAAAATCTGAACTGGTGTCGTAATTATAATGTAGTCTTTAAGATGTAGGTAAAGCTTAAAAGCTATTGTGGTGTGGACAATGCTTTACATTGCAAGTTAAAGCATGTAAAGATCGTGAGTCACgtcatgtcttttcttttgctgaCAAAACAGCCTTTAGACATCGATCTGTATTGTCAAATACTGAAAAATTTCAAACACAGCACATTTATCAAAGGGGCAAAGCCATATAAATTGCACCGTatttacatgtgcactaaataGAGAGACCCAACAGGCTACAGGCATGCAGCTTGCAGACCCTGATTTCTGATCTCACTATGGATAGGGACAAGCAAAAAGATCCTCCAAGAACCAATGCATTATTGCTATTCTTTTTAATCATAactttttatcatgttttggcaTCAAAATAAGatgggcagaaaaaaaattataccaTGCAATAGCCTACTGACAAGCAAAATTTCACAACAAATtacatgcatttaaatgtacagtatgctgAAACACAAGTTGCAGTctaaaatatagaatatagacAAAAAAATTTACTTACGCCAAGTAATagtcaaaatgtattaataatgtttttagaTTTGCATTAATTCAAAAACTGGTTCAGAGACTCCTTATGTTCCTGTCCCTGGTGCACATCCCTTGTGATGCCATCTGTTTGCTTAGGTCCTATATATTGCTGCAAACTAAAATGACGTGTTTTGTCATGGGTGAAGAAACAATAGAgacaaaggggaaaaaaagtgccCCGACAGCTTCAGATTCATAGTTACTTACATACTTTAGTCACTAGATGATGTTGTGCACTGTTACCCATGCATTCCactcaaataaacaaaccctCAGTATCTTATCTTACATCCCTTTCACAAACAGAGAACTGACTCACCTGACAAATCGAATTTAGTAACCTGTGTATTGAAATGAATAATATTTTGTCTGCTCTCAAAAATATTTTAGAAATCAGTTTTGTGAATTTCTACAAATCTTAGGTGGAAGTTAAAGTTGTTGTAGTTGGCACTCCTTTTTAGGTTCCACCACAGTGGGCATCACAACTGCCTATACAATCCTTTTTCTATTTAGAATAGAAGATTGGCTGTTGTATAACTTGCAGGGGGATCTCCAAATTTAGTATTGACCCATCCAGTTCTATGGACATTCACAGATACTGATATTAATTTCTGGTGGGTGTGGATCACTGCAACATACAGACAAAATCTTTGACTTAAACGACTTCTGTTAAGACAATAGAACACCAAGAACATaaggacattttctttttgccatATTAGTTGCATATTTCAATTTGAATAACTCCTATTTCTCATTGTTTTCTTGAGttgtattttattcaaatctCTCTAAAGTGTGTGTTCTTATTCTGATTGACCTTTGCCTTATAGACAGACACCAGCTTTGTGTAGGCTTTCTGTGAAAATCTATGAGACTTAGGGCTACTACAAATGCAAAGGTTGAAATCGAGATGTGTTGGTGCTAGACTCAGTCCCAGTAGAGAAACGTTCCCCAACACAGGCCAGGCTGACTGTCACTTTCACAATGATATCTTTAACTGACTTGAATATGAAGTCCACAAAAAGAGAAacgaaagaaaaacaaaacatggcacaTCACATATACTACAGGCATGAAAAATTAGTTTATTGGAAGCACAATGTATTGCTTTGTCCTAAACAATACAAGTATTGGCTTCTCAAGATTAAGTTAATTAAGATAATGCCTATGATTACAAAAACATCAGAATCAAATCGATTGGGTAAAGTAAAGTAGTTAAAGGCATACTTCTACCAAAACTATGtgtattatttaaaatacaaaggCAATGgaaaatcaaactttatttaaaaatactACACTTCAATATctaaattaatgtaaaaatgacaaccatAAATTAATGGTAATAGAACCCATAGACAAAGACTTGGTATagctaaaacaaataaataaaaggaaataaaacttgaaaaaaactaaaaacctttcagtttcatcatcatcacattatCAGCATGTCTATCTcaaggagacaaaacaaaaatggatgAACTGGCCTAACCAGCACAAATATGTAGGAAGAATCTCTACAGACATCATTCAGTGCCTGGCTTACTTCAACAATCTGTGTTGTAAGCATCAATGCCACTGGAAACTGAGTGATATGTCTATATGTGGCTTTACCCTGTCTTCTTTACAGTTACTACTTCACAGTCCACTGCATAAAGTCAGCATACAGCTTAGCTAAGAAAACGAACATTCAGTGTGAGACACCTAAAGAGAATCAGTGATGTCACATTGGTAGTGGAGCACATATTTTAAAACATACCactggcatttaaaaaaaaaaaatggcatatGCTCATTTGCTGACATTTCAGGGCCATTATTTGTGccattcttcttcctctttagCACACAATAGCTAGTCTATTAGCTAGTCTAGGTGTGTAGGGGCTCACTAAAGATCCTTTGAGGTGATCACCAATCAGCCAAAGATAAGGATATCAAAGCTTCTGTGTCTAATACAGGTGTGAGACGGTAATGCAGTTTTTCACACGGTTGCCTCAAAGCAAGAAGGTTCTTAGTTTGAACCCACTGGCCAGCTGGggattttctctgtgtttgcatCTGCTACCTGTGCCTGCATTGGTTTTCTATGGGTGCTCTAGTTTCCTCACACGAGCCAATGACATGCAGGTTAGGTTAAGTCACATTTCAGGTGACAATGTGggaatctgaaaatgaaaaaagaaagattgtTTTACTACAGATTAGTATTAATTGTTAGTGACTGTGGATGTATTAAGTAAAACAACCTGAGTGAGTTGCTGGAATACATGTATTCAAATATATGACAGGTCTCTACTTTGAGAAATATTTAAACACTTTCATATCAGTTTGGTAAACACTGTATGGAACTATAGCCATCcaaccagttagcttagcatagcccTGACACATAACACACATAACATGTTACATATGTAGGTGGATTTTGTTAACTTGGGCATCGACAGCTGTTCTGTTGAGCTCACTTATTACAGGgtttagcttcatatttacccCACAAACATGAGAGCGGTATCAATCTTACCTTGCCTTATTTAGTTGCAAATAAGCGAATAAGgatgtttcccaaaatgtcaaactactccCTAAAATGTCGTAATTACCTCACTTGTGTTGTTCTGATCTGGCTTGTCCTCGTTGGCATCATTTGAAACTAGGCATGTGGTCTGGATCACGGTTGGGTGTTCAAAGACAAGGGGCCTCACATCAGCGATTTTAGGGCTATATTTGAAGAACACTGTATTTCTCCCAGAAGTTGGATTATCTTGTTGCTCTGTCGTGTTGGCTTTTGCAGGATTTAGGGTTGATGTCTCTGAGGAAATTGAGACAGGCTGAAGAGGACTTGAGTTTGTAAAAGGCGGAGAAACAGATTTTTGGGAGTCGGATGACCCTGTGCTTTGTGGTGTTGTTGTCTTGGTTAATGTGCTGTGTGATGTTATTACAGAAGCTGTAGTTTGTGGCATGGTCATAAATGATGTAGTTTGTGATGTTGTCATTACTGATGATGCAGTTTGTGGTGCTGTTGTTACAGATGATGTAGTTTTTGGAGTGGTTGTAACAGATGATGCAGgttgttctgctgctgtttcagaGGCTGTGCTTTGTGGCGTTGTTACAGATGATGTCGTTTGTGGTTTTATTGTCACATAGGATGTAGTTTGTGGTGTTGTTGTAAGAGACAATGTAGTTTGTGGTGTCATTGTCAAAGGTGATGTAGTTTGTGGCATTGTTGTAACAGATGATGTAGTTTGTCGAGAGGCTGTGCTTTCTGGCATTGTTGTCACAGATGATGTAGTTTGTGGCGTTGTTGCAACAGACGATTTGGTTTGTGATGCTGTTGTCACAGAGGCTGTAGTTTGCGGTGTTGTTGTAACATAGGTTGGCATTGTTGTTAcagatgaagtgttttgttgtgttgttgtcacAGATGATGTCCTTTGTGGCATGGTTGTTACAAAGGCTGATGTTTCTGGTCTGGTTGTCACAGAGGCTGTAGTTTGTGGCATTATTGTCACAAATGCTGTGCTTTGTGCCATTGTTGTCACAGATGATGTAATTTGTGGCTTTATTGTTACAGATGATGTAGTTTGTGGTATTGTTTTCACAGATAATGTGCTGTGTGGTGTTGTTATCACAGATGGTGTAGTTTGTGACATTGTAACAGATGATGTAGTTTGTGGCATTGTTGTAACAGATGATGTTGTTATTGATGCCATTGTTACAAAGGCTGTAGTTTGAGGCGTTCTAACAGATGATGTAGTTTGTGGTGTTGGTGTGACTGACACTGTAGTTTGTGGCATTGTTTTCACAGATAATGTGCTGTGTGGTGTTGTTATCACAGATGGTGTAGTTTGTGGCAGTGTAGCAGATGATGTAGTTTGTGGCATTGTTGTAACAGATGATGTAGTCATTGGTGCTGTTATTACAAAGGCTTTAGTTATTGGTGCCGTTCTTCTAGAAGATGTAGTTTGTGGTGCTGTTGTTACAGAGGCTGTTGTTTGGGGCATTGTTGTTACAGATGATATAGTTTGGTGGGTTGTTGTCACAGACGATGTAGATTTTGGCTTTGATGTTAAAAATGATATGCTCTGTGGTGTTGTTATCACAGATGGTGCTGTTTGTGGCATTGTTGTTACAGATGATGTAGTTTGTGGAGTGGTTGTAACAGATGATGTAGGTTGTTGCGCTGCTGTTAAAGAGGCTGTGCTTTGTGGCTTTGTTGTCAcagatgatgtgttttgttgcGTTGTTGTCACAGAAGATGTCCTTTGTGGCATGGTTGTTACAAAGGCTGTCGTTTCTGGTCTGGTTGTTACAGAGGCTGTAGTTTGTGGCATTATTGTCACAAATGCTGTGCTTTGTACCGTTGCTGTCACAGATGGTGTAGTTTGTGGCTTTGTTGTTACAGACGATGTAGTTTGTGGTGCTGTTGTTACAGAGGCTGTTTGTGGCACTGTTGTTACAGGTGATAAAATTTGGTGGGTTGTTACAAAGGCTTAAGTTTGAGGCATTGTTGTAACAGATGATGTAATTTGTGGCGTTGTTATTACAGATGGTGCAgtttgtggtgttgttgttgcagaTGATGTAGTTTGTGGAGTGGTTTTAACAGATGATGTAGGTTGTTGCTCTGCTGCTAAGGAGGCTGTGCTTTGTGGCTTTGTTGTAACAGATGATGTAGTTTGCAGCATTGTTGTCACAGATGATGTCCTTTGTGGCATGATTGTTACAAAGGCTGTTATTTCTGGTCCGGTTGTTACAGAGGCTGCAATTTGTGGAATTATTGTCACAAATGCTGTGCtttgtgctgttgttgtcaCAGATGATgttatttgtggttttgttgttaCCGATGATGTAGTTTGTGGCGTTGGTGTGACAGACACTGTAGTTCGTGGCTTTGTTTTCACAGATAATGTGCTGTGTGGTGTTGTTATCACAGATGGTGTAGTTTGTGGTGTTGTTTTCACAGATAATGTGCTGTGTGGTGTTGTTATCACAGATGGTGTAGATTGTGGCACTGTAACAGATGATGTAGTTTGTGGCATTGTTGTAACAGATGATGTAGTTCTTGGTGCCGTTGTAACAAAGGCTATAGTTTGAGGCATTGTTGTAACAGATGATGTAGTTTGTGGGGCTGTTGTTACCGAGGCTGTTGTTTGTGGCATTGTTGTAACAAATGATGTAGTTATTGGTGCTGTCGTTACAAAGGCTGTAGTTTGAGGCGTTGTTCTAACAGATGATGTAGTTTGTGGAGCTGTTGTTACAGAGGCTGTTGTTTGTGGCATTGTTGTTACAGATGATATAGTTTGGTCGGTTGTTGTCACAGATGATGTAGATTGTGGCTTTGATTTTACAGATGTGCTCTGTGTCGTTGTTATCACAGATGGTGCAGTTTGTGGTGTTGTTGGTACAGATGTTGAAGTTTGTGGAGTGGTTGTAACAGATGATGATGGTGTGACAGACACTGTAGTTTGTGTCATTGTTATCACAGATAATGTGCTGTGTGGCGTTCTTGTCACAGATA containing:
- the LOC115589449 gene encoding mucin-5AC-like, coding for MTTSSVTTMPQTTSSATLPQTTPSVITTPHSTLSVKTMPQTTVSVTPTPQTTSSVRTPQTTAFVTMASITTSSVTTMPQTTSSVTMSQTTPSVITTPHSTLSVKTIPQTTSSVTIKPQITSSVTTMAQSTAFVTIMPQTTASVTTRPETSAFVTTMPQRTSSVTTTQQNTSSVTTMPTYVTTTPQTTASVTTASQTKSSVATTPQTTSSVTTMPESTASRQTTSSVTTMPQTTSPLTMTPQTTLSLTTTPQTTSYVTIKPQTTSSVTTPQSTASETAAEQPASSVTTTPKTTSSVTTAPQTASSVMTTSQTTSFMTMPQTTASVITSHSTLTKTTTPQSTGSSDSQKSVSPPFTNSSPLQPVSISSETSTLNPAKANTTEQQDNPTSGRNTVFFKYSPKIADVRPLVFEHPTVIQTTCLVSNDANEDKPDQNNTSETTAATTTTTAAPTTTTTAAPTTTTTAAPTTTTTAAPTTTTTAAASTTTTVAPTSTTTAAPSTTTTAAPTTTTTGAPTTTTTAAPTTTTTAAPTTTTTAAPSTTTTAVQTTTTTGAPTTTTTAAPTTTTTGAPTTTTTAAPTTTTTAVQTTTTTGAPITTTTAAPTTTTTAATTTTTAAPTTTTTVAPSTTTTAAQTTTTTAAPTTTTTAAPTTTTTAAPTTTTTAAPTTTTTAAPTTTTTAATTTTTGIPTTTTTAVPSTTTTAAQTTTTTGAPTTTTTAAPTTTTTAAPTTTTTAAPTTTTTAAPTTTTTGAPTTTTTAAPSTTTTAAPTTTTTGAPTTTTTAAPTTTTTAAPTTTTTAAPTTTTTAAPTTTTTAAPTTTTTAATTTTTGIPTTTTTAAPSTTTTAAQTTTTTGAPTTTTTAAPTTTTTAAPTTTTTAAPTTTTTAATTTTTGAPTTTTTAAPSTTTTAAPTTTTTGAPTTTTTAAPTTTTTAAPTTTTTGAPTTTTTAAPTTTTTGAPTTTTTAAPTTTTTAAPSTTTTAVQTTTTTATTTTTAAPTTTTTAAPSTTTTASQTTTTTAAPTTTTTAAPTTTTTAAPTTTTTAATTTTTGVPTTTTTAAPSTTTTAAQTTTTTGAPTTTTTAAPTITTTAAPTTTTTAATTTTTGAPTTTTTAAPSTTTTAAQTTTTTGAPTTTTTGAPTTTTTAAPTTTTTAAPTTTTTAAPTTTTTAAPTTTTTAATTTTTAAPTTTATAAPSTTYTEIYRSRYGSLFVRCTVIAFSHCCNNYPSCNNNYWCSNYNYWCCNNNHRCCNYNYRCSNYNYWCSNNNHRCCNYNYRCCNYNPWCCNYNYRCCNYN
- the LOC115589720 gene encoding mucin-5AC-like; this translates as MPETTSSVTTMPQPTTSVITMPQTTSSVTTTLESTSSLTAMPQTAASVTITMPHIKSSITTMPETTLSVTRTPHSTLSVITMTQTTVSVTPSSSVTTTPQTSTSVPTTPQTAPSVITTTQSTSVKSKPQSTSSVTTTDQTISSVTTMPQTTASVTTAPQTTSSVRTTPQTTAFVTTAPITTSFVTTMPQTTASVTTAPQTTSSVTTMPQTIAFVTTAPRTTSSVTTMPQTTSSVTVPQSTPSVITTPHSTLSVKTTPQTTPSVITTPHSTLSVKTKPRTTVSVTPTPQTTSSVTTKPQITSSVTTTAQSTAFVTIIPQIAASVTTGPEITAFVTIMPQRTSSVTTMLQTTSSVTTKPQSTASLAAEQQPTSSVKTTPQTTSSATTTPQTAPSVITTPQITSSVTTMPQT